One segment of Vibrio orientalis CIP 102891 = ATCC 33934 DNA contains the following:
- the motY gene encoding flagellar protein MotY — MKKLFATGIAMSLITLAPSVFALEKQYVATPQQSTWQMVANTPLECRLVHPIPNYGEAVFSSYASKKINLDLELKMKRPMGQTRDVSLISMPPAWRPGDSADRITNIRFFQQFDGYVGGQTAWNVLGELEKGRYPTFSYQEWRSRDQRVEVALSSVLFQRSYNVFSDCIANLLPYSFEDIAFTILHYDRTSVELNKQSQKRLAQIAEYIKHNQDIDLVLVSTYTDAEDSKSASQNLSERRAEVLQNYFKSLGLPEDRIRVQGYGKRRPIDDNASPIGKDRNRRVVISLGRTQV; from the coding sequence ATGAAGAAGTTGTTTGCAACCGGTATCGCTATGTCTTTGATAACGTTAGCACCTTCGGTGTTCGCGCTTGAAAAGCAGTACGTTGCAACGCCTCAACAGTCGACATGGCAAATGGTTGCCAATACGCCATTAGAGTGTCGCTTGGTTCATCCAATTCCTAATTATGGCGAAGCGGTATTTTCCTCTTATGCGAGTAAAAAAATTAATCTCGACCTTGAGTTGAAGATGAAACGACCAATGGGTCAGACACGCGATGTGAGCCTGATTTCTATGCCACCTGCATGGCGACCTGGCGATAGTGCTGACCGTATTACTAACATTCGTTTTTTCCAACAATTTGATGGTTATGTTGGTGGTCAAACAGCTTGGAATGTTTTAGGTGAGCTAGAGAAGGGGCGTTACCCAACTTTTAGCTATCAAGAGTGGCGTAGCCGAGATCAACGTGTTGAAGTCGCGCTGTCCTCTGTATTATTTCAACGTTCATACAATGTCTTTAGCGATTGTATTGCTAACTTACTGCCATACAGTTTTGAAGATATTGCTTTCACCATTCTTCACTATGATCGAACTAGCGTTGAGCTGAATAAGCAATCGCAAAAGCGTCTCGCTCAGATTGCCGAGTACATTAAGCATAACCAAGATATTGATCTGGTTTTAGTCTCAACCTACACCGACGCCGAAGATAGCAAGAGCGCCAGTCAGAATTTGTCAGAGCGCCGTGCAGAAGTGCTACAGAATTACTTTAAATCTCTTGGCTTACCAGAAGACCGTATCCGTGTTCAGGGGTATGGTAAACGCCGACCGATCGATGACAATGCGTCACCAATTGGTAAAGACAGAAACCGACGCGTTGTGATTTCTTTAGGCAGAACGCAGGTATAG
- the dapA gene encoding 4-hydroxy-tetrahydrodipicolinate synthase — protein MFSGSIVALITPFNNDGEVDYVSLKKLVDYHVAAKSDGIVAVGTTGESATLTIEEHVKVVTKVVEFAEGRIPVIAGTGANATHESVTFSRLLNNSGIAGCLSVTPYYNKPTQEGLFQHYKAIAEESDVPQILYNVPGRTAVDLLPETVARLAEIENIVALKDATGDLSRIAIHRELCGEDFILLSGDDSSGLEFVKQGGHGVISVTNNIAAEDMATMFRLAKEGKFEEAEIINQRLMPLHKNLFVESSPIPVKWAAHKMGLIEHGDLRLPLTELSEKARPIVAQAMTEACIY, from the coding sequence ATGTTTTCAGGAAGTATTGTAGCGTTAATTACACCGTTTAATAATGATGGCGAAGTTGATTACGTAAGCCTGAAGAAACTTGTGGACTACCATGTTGCAGCGAAAAGCGATGGCATCGTTGCAGTTGGTACCACTGGTGAATCGGCGACGCTGACTATTGAAGAGCATGTCAAGGTTGTCACTAAGGTTGTTGAGTTCGCTGAGGGACGTATTCCAGTAATTGCGGGCACAGGTGCCAATGCAACCCATGAATCCGTCACTTTCAGCCGTCTACTGAACAACTCAGGCATTGCAGGATGCCTAAGTGTGACGCCTTACTACAACAAGCCAACTCAAGAAGGTTTGTTCCAACACTATAAAGCGATTGCTGAAGAAAGCGATGTACCACAGATCCTGTACAATGTTCCGGGTCGTACAGCGGTAGACTTGTTACCAGAGACTGTGGCGCGCCTAGCAGAGATCGAAAACATCGTTGCATTGAAAGATGCGACGGGTGATTTAAGCAGAATTGCAATTCATCGTGAACTTTGTGGCGAAGATTTTATCTTACTAAGTGGTGATGATTCATCTGGCCTTGAATTTGTTAAGCAAGGTGGCCACGGTGTCATTTCGGTAACAAACAACATTGCTGCTGAAGATATGGCAACAATGTTCAGATTAGCGAAAGAAGGTAAGTTTGAAGAAGCGGAAATCATCAATCAACGTTTGATGCCGCTACACAAAAACTTATTCGTTGAATCTAGCCCAATTCCAGTAAAATGGGCAGCACATAAAATGGGTCTCATTGAGCACGGCGATTTACGTTTGCCGCTGACAGAACTGTCAGAGAAAGCTCGCCCAATCGTTGCTCAAGCAATGACAGAAGCTTGCATTTACTAA
- the gloA gene encoding lactoylglutathione lyase, with protein MSNGRILHTMLRVGDLDKSIQFYTDVMGMQLLRTNENKEYEYTLAFVGFEDESQGAVIELTYNWGTTEYDLGSAFGHIAIGVDDIYTTCDAIKAAGGNVTREPGPVKGGSTHIAFVKDPDGYMIELIQNKQASAGLEG; from the coding sequence ATGTCAAACGGACGTATTCTTCACACCATGCTACGTGTTGGTGACTTAGATAAATCAATCCAGTTTTACACTGACGTGATGGGTATGCAGCTACTGCGTACCAACGAAAACAAAGAGTATGAATATACTTTAGCTTTTGTTGGCTTCGAAGATGAATCTCAAGGCGCTGTCATTGAACTGACGTATAACTGGGGTACCACTGAATACGACCTCGGTTCTGCATTTGGTCATATCGCGATTGGTGTTGATGACATTTACACCACTTGTGATGCGATTAAAGCTGCGGGTGGTAACGTAACTCGTGAACCTGGCCCGGTAAAAGGCGGTTCAACACACATCGCTTTTGTAAAAGACCCTGACGGCTACATGATTGAATTAATTCAAAACAAACAAGCTTCAGCAGGTTTAGAAGGCTAA
- the bamC gene encoding outer membrane protein assembly factor BamC codes for MKLSHQLVVSSLAVFVLSACSGSATQRRQAKDDFEYLNTPPLEEWTLADGAKRQFYIDYKIPQGEFTGGVGREVDIRPPQQVLELIPGARAERQQGETTLWLLREDEVEKVWQTALTMLEERQIGVREQTATRIETDWVTWTSEDEDGELGARYAIERVAAGGRHGFKISLIDWREAGKEMPVTATNKERYNALMTNLVTARYDLDLREEAARKAQELVKKIPVTMGTDRSGFPVIIARTPYNVLWQRLPKLLPEMGFTLEERNQSQGHVKAKYASPDDEFWNDIGVKPIALKSGTYTFLFGDLGNRTSINVTDSTGKPVEEQLLQDMAPVLAAVVEKQSK; via the coding sequence ATGAAATTGTCTCACCAGCTAGTCGTCAGTTCACTAGCTGTTTTTGTTTTAAGTGCATGTTCAGGCAGTGCGACTCAACGTCGTCAGGCTAAAGATGACTTTGAGTACTTAAATACTCCACCGCTAGAAGAGTGGACATTAGCTGACGGTGCGAAACGTCAGTTCTACATTGACTACAAAATCCCTCAGGGAGAGTTTACTGGTGGTGTTGGTCGTGAAGTCGATATTCGACCACCTCAACAGGTACTAGAGCTTATTCCTGGCGCACGTGCTGAAAGACAGCAAGGCGAAACTACACTTTGGCTGCTGCGTGAAGATGAAGTAGAAAAGGTGTGGCAGACAGCGTTAACCATGCTGGAAGAACGTCAAATTGGCGTTCGAGAGCAAACGGCTACACGCATTGAAACCGACTGGGTTACCTGGACATCAGAAGATGAAGATGGTGAGCTAGGCGCTCGTTACGCTATCGAACGGGTTGCCGCTGGTGGACGCCATGGCTTTAAGATCTCTCTCATTGATTGGCGTGAAGCGGGTAAAGAGATGCCTGTGACTGCAACCAATAAAGAGCGTTACAATGCTTTGATGACAAACTTAGTGACAGCTCGCTACGACTTAGATCTTCGTGAAGAAGCCGCGCGTAAAGCACAAGAGTTGGTTAAGAAGATTCCGGTTACGATGGGCACGGACCGCAGTGGTTTCCCGGTTATCATTGCTCGTACACCATATAACGTGTTGTGGCAGCGTCTACCGAAACTGCTTCCAGAGATGGGCTTTACTTTAGAAGAGCGTAACCAATCACAAGGTCATGTTAAAGCGAAGTATGCTTCTCCGGATGATGAGTTCTGGAATGACATTGGTGTTAAGCCGATTGCACTTAAGTCTGGCACTTATACTTTCCTATTTGGTGACCTTGGCAACCGAACTTCTATTAACGTGACTGACTCAACGGGTAAACCTGTTGAAGAGCAGTTATTGCAAGATATGGCTCCTGTGCTAGCTGCGGTTGTTGAAAAACAATCGAAGTAG
- the rnt gene encoding ribonuclease T has product MTIENEALTLKKRFRGYFPVVIDVETAGFNAKTDALLEICAVTLKMDENGDLAPASTIHFHVEPFEGANLEKEALEFNGIRDPFSPLRGAVTEAEALKEIYKLVRKEQKAADCSRAIMVAHNATFDHSFVMEASERCKLKRVPFHPFATFDTAALSGLAYGQTVLAKACKTAGMDFDNKEAHSALYDTQKTAELFCGIVNKWKALGGWPVVEPDTDKK; this is encoded by the coding sequence ATGACTATAGAAAACGAAGCATTGACGCTAAAAAAACGATTTCGTGGCTACTTTCCGGTAGTTATTGACGTAGAAACTGCAGGTTTCAACGCCAAAACGGATGCGCTTCTGGAAATCTGCGCCGTTACTTTAAAAATGGATGAAAACGGCGATTTAGCACCTGCTTCAACCATTCATTTTCATGTCGAACCTTTTGAAGGTGCCAACCTTGAAAAAGAAGCGTTAGAGTTTAATGGTATCCGTGACCCATTTAGCCCTCTACGTGGTGCTGTGACCGAAGCGGAAGCTCTCAAAGAAATCTACAAACTCGTCCGCAAAGAACAAAAAGCTGCAGACTGTAGCCGTGCCATCATGGTTGCCCACAATGCCACCTTCGATCACAGTTTTGTGATGGAAGCGAGCGAGCGCTGCAAGCTTAAACGAGTCCCTTTTCATCCCTTCGCGACGTTTGATACCGCTGCACTAAGTGGCTTGGCTTACGGCCAAACTGTATTAGCTAAAGCGTGTAAAACAGCCGGGATGGATTTTGACAATAAAGAAGCCCACTCTGCCCTATACGATACTCAAAAAACGGCAGAACTCTTCTGCGGTATCGTCAACAAATGGAAAGCCCTTGGTGGCTGGCCGGTCGTTGAACCCGACACCGACAAAAAATAA
- a CDS encoding Na+/H+ antiporter family protein, with amino-acid sequence MNPVVISVCIMLALALMRVNVVVALTFSAIVGGLVSGMELNQAVAAFESGLGGGATIALSYAMLGTFAVAISRSGITDLLANSVIKRIHGKENAAASTGLKYAVLIALVLVTMSSQNVIPVHIAFIPILIPPLLGVFAKLNLDRRMIACVLTFGLVTPYMVLPIGFGGIFLNNILLKNLHDNGLENVVASQVPVAMLLPAAGMIFGLLTAIFFSYRKPRQYKETELTRVDNSTKEIQPKNIAVAAAGIVAALSVQLMTGSMIIGGLAGFMVFTFGGVIAWKETHDVFTKGVHMMAMIGFIMIAAAGFAAVMKQTGGVESLVEALATSIGDNKPLAALLMLVVGLLVTMGIGSSFSTIPILATIYVPLAAAFGFSPMATIALVGTAAALGDAGSPASDSTLGPTSGLNADGQHEHIWETVVPTFIHYNIPLIVFGWIAAMVL; translated from the coding sequence ATGAACCCTGTTGTCATTTCTGTATGTATCATGCTTGCCTTAGCACTGATGCGTGTGAATGTCGTCGTTGCTTTGACATTCAGCGCCATCGTCGGTGGTTTGGTTTCCGGCATGGAGCTCAATCAAGCGGTTGCCGCTTTTGAGAGTGGTTTAGGTGGTGGCGCAACCATCGCATTAAGCTACGCAATGTTAGGCACATTCGCCGTTGCGATCTCTCGCTCTGGTATCACTGACCTACTAGCAAATAGCGTCATCAAACGTATTCATGGTAAAGAGAATGCTGCGGCATCGACTGGTCTAAAATATGCAGTGTTAATCGCATTAGTTCTTGTGACAATGTCATCTCAGAACGTTATTCCTGTCCATATCGCCTTTATCCCTATCTTGATTCCACCTTTGTTGGGCGTATTCGCTAAGTTAAACCTCGACCGTCGTATGATCGCCTGTGTACTGACCTTTGGTCTAGTCACGCCTTATATGGTTCTTCCAATCGGTTTTGGTGGTATTTTCTTAAACAATATTCTATTGAAAAATTTGCATGACAACGGTTTAGAAAACGTTGTTGCAAGCCAAGTCCCAGTCGCGATGTTACTGCCAGCAGCTGGTATGATTTTTGGTCTTCTAACGGCGATTTTCTTTAGCTACCGTAAACCGCGTCAGTATAAAGAGACTGAGCTAACCCGAGTGGACAACAGCACTAAAGAGATCCAGCCGAAGAATATCGCGGTCGCCGCCGCAGGTATCGTTGCTGCGCTAAGCGTTCAGCTAATGACTGGTTCAATGATCATTGGTGGCCTTGCTGGCTTCATGGTGTTCACCTTTGGTGGCGTGATTGCTTGGAAAGAGACGCACGACGTCTTTACTAAAGGCGTACACATGATGGCGATGATCGGCTTTATCATGATCGCGGCAGCAGGTTTTGCTGCAGTCATGAAGCAAACTGGTGGCGTTGAATCTTTGGTTGAAGCGTTGGCAACAAGCATTGGTGACAATAAACCACTAGCGGCACTATTGATGTTGGTTGTTGGTCTACTGGTTACTATGGGTATTGGCTCATCGTTCTCTACGATTCCAATCCTAGCGACAATTTACGTTCCACTGGCTGCAGCATTTGGCTTCTCTCCAATGGCAACGATTGCTCTAGTCGGTACTGCGGCAGCGCTTGGTGATGCAGGTTCACCAGCGTCAGACTCGACTTTAGGCCCTACATCAGGTCTAAATGCCGACGGTCAGCACGAGCATATTTGGGAAACCGTAGTGCCTACCTTTATCCACTACAATATCCCACTGATTGTGTTTGGTTGGATTGCCGCAATGGTTCTGTAA
- a CDS encoding DUF2753 domain-containing protein, whose product MAIAEWEKHTLLADVALKDNDHLRSILHYQQALTLSERIGDETEVDVEDRLMISVISCHNMAMFWRNIGDIKYELKYLQLASEKVLTLVPQCPNTDCDAFIDSMGCCKKALVEFMKRHPNPKIAQLVQDIDTATNCNLIAKFRLN is encoded by the coding sequence ATGGCAATTGCAGAATGGGAGAAGCATACTCTACTCGCTGATGTGGCATTAAAGGATAATGACCATTTGCGCAGCATTCTTCATTATCAACAAGCCCTTACATTAAGTGAGCGTATCGGAGATGAAACTGAAGTTGATGTCGAAGACCGACTGATGATTTCAGTGATCTCATGCCACAATATGGCGATGTTTTGGCGCAATATTGGTGATATTAAGTACGAACTAAAGTACCTGCAGCTCGCTTCAGAAAAAGTGCTGACCTTGGTACCACAATGCCCTAACACTGATTGTGACGCTTTTATCGATTCGATGGGGTGTTGCAAAAAAGCCCTTGTAGAGTTTATGAAACGCCACCCGAACCCGAAGATTGCTCAGTTAGTGCAGGATATCGATACCGCGACAAACTGCAATCTCATCGCTAAGTTCCGCTTAAACTAG